GCAGCATCCGGCCCATGCCGACCCAGAGTGCACAGGAGAGCGCGAGGTCAGCCAGCAGTTCCTCGGAGAAGTGCTCGCCGGCGCGTCGCCAAAAGTCTTCGTCCTCACGCAACTTGGTGTGCTCCGTGCCGAACCGGTGGGCGAACTCGGCGGCCAGCCGCTCCTGCTCGCTGAAACCCTCCCAGGTCCGCCACTGCAGTGCGTGCTCGTAGAGCGCTTCGTCGACGCCCTCGGCCGGGCCGTCGGCGTCGCGGGTGTTCATGCATACGGTGCATTCGTTGTCGTGGG
This Mycobacterium simiae DNA region includes the following protein-coding sequences:
- a CDS encoding carboxymuconolactone decarboxylase family protein, producing the protein MSRIGTFADDDIYGWATKSPDLGGAIANFSQAVYTKNRLPMRTREIARAVIAHDNECTVCMNTRDADGPAEGVDEALYEHALQWRTWEGFSEQERLAAEFAHRFGTEHTKLREDEDFWRRAGEHFSEELLADLALSCALWVGMGRMLRTLDIGQTCKLTLPSRAQ